The sequence GTTGAACACGAATACGCATACTAATCGATGCATTCTCATCTGTTAAGTGACAGATTACGTGATCCGGATTCACAATTTCAACATCACCATCGTGGGTAATGTCCGCTGCAACAACAGGGCCAATTCCAGATTTATTTAGTGTCAGAATAACGTCATCTTTATTCTGTACTTTAACCGCTAGACCTTTAAGGTTTAAAAGTACTTCAAGAACATCTTCTTGAACACCTTCCTTACTACTATATTCGTGCAATACGCCATCAATTTCTACTTCAGTTACAGCACAACCTGGCATTGAAGACAGAAGGATACGACGCAATGCATTACCTAGAGTATGGCCAAAACCGCGCTCTAACGGTTCTAAGATCACCTTAGCATGAGTTGAACTAATTTGTTCAATATCTACTAAACGTGGTTTTAAAAATTCTGTAACAGAACCCTGCATTTTATCCTCTCTTTGCTTTTAAGCTTAACTATTATTTAGAGTAAAGCTCAACGATCAGATGTTCGTTAATGTCTGCTGATAAATCAGAACGTTCAGGAACACGTTTGAACACACCTTCCATTTTCGCAGAATCAACTTCTAACCAAGTTGGTTTCTCTCTTTGTTCTGCTAATTCTAATGATGCTTTAATACGTGCTTGTTTTTTAGATTTCTCACGAACAGCAACAACATCATTTACTGAAACTTGGAATGATGGAATATTAACAACACGACCATTTACAACAATCGCTTTGTGGCTCACTAATTGACGAGCTTCTGCGCGAGTTGCAGCAAATCCCATGCGATAAACAACGTTATCCAATCTACCTTCTAATAACACTAATAAGTTTTCACCAGTGTTACCTTTTAAACGGTTTGCTTCTTTATAGTAGTTACGGAATTGACGTTCTAAAATACCATAGATACGACGAACCTTTTGTTTTTCACGTAATTGACTACCATAGTCAGACAAACGCGGTTTACGAGCACCGTGTTGACCAGGTGCTGTATCAATTTTACATTTTGAATCAATCGCACGCACGCCTGATTTAAGGAATAAATCAGTGCCTTCACGACGGCTGAGCTTGAGTTTTGGACCCAAATATCTTGCCATTTTCTTTCTCCAACTATCCTATTACGTCTTAAACACGACGTTTTTTCGGTGGACGACAACCGTTATGAGGAATCGGAGTCACATCAGTAATATTCGTGATACGGAAACCCGCTGCGTTTAACGCGCGAATTGTTGATTCACGACCTGGACCCGGACCTTTAACCATAACTTCCAAATTCTTTAAACCAAATTCTTTAACCATTTCTGCGCAACGCTCTGCAGCAACTTGAGCAGCAAATGGAGTTGATTTACGAGAACCACGGAAACCTGAACCACCAGCGGTTGCCCAAGCTAGTGCATTACCTTGACGGTCAGTAATGGTTACGATTGTATTATTGAAAGACGCATGAATATGTGCTACGCCATCTACAACTTGTTTTTTTACACGTTTACGTGCACGAACTGGTGTTTTAGCCATTCTTTATTTACCCCGACTATTTTTTGATCGGCTTACGTGGACCCTTACGGGTACGCGCATTAGTTTTAGTACGTTGACCACGTACCGGTAAACTACGACGGTGACGTAAACCACGATAACAACCTAAGTCTAAAAGACGTTTGATGTTTAGTGTTACTTCACGACGTAAATCACCTTCAACGGTAAATTTACCAACTTCGTCACGCAGTTTGTCAATCTGCTCTTCAGACAATTCTCTGATCTTAACATCTTCAGCAATACCCGCCGCAGCACAAATAGCTTTTGAACGAGTCTTACCAATACCGTAAATTGCAGTTAAAGCGATTACAGCGTGTTTATGATCAGGAATGTTAATGCCTGCAATACGGGCCACTATGCACTCCTATTATTTTAACTAATTTGGTATTCTGATCTTGAAAAGCCCGTTTTCAGGATACTCAAACAGAATACCAAGGACATAAATGAGTTGAGCAGTATAACTGCTCAACTGGTTCTTTGCAAGAAAAAATATGAATTAACCTTGACGTTGTTTATGTTTAGGATCGCTGCACAATACGCGTACAACACCTTCACGTTTAACAATTTTACAGTTACGACACATTTTCTTTACGGAAGCACGAACTTTCATTGCTTATCCTTTTATACTAAATGAACAATTATTGTCCAAAACCTTTAAGGTTTGCTTTTTTCAACGCAGACTCATATTGAGACGACATTAAGTGACTCTGAACCTGCACGATGAAATCCATAATTACAACGACTACAATTAAAAGAGATGTTCCACCGAAGTAAAATTTAACATCCCAAGCCGATGTCATAATATAAGGAACTAAACACACAAACGTTACATAAAGACCGCCAATTAGTGTAAGACGAGTCATAACTTTATCAATATAACGAGATGTTTGTTCCCCTGGTCTAATTCCTGGAATAAATGCACCAGATTTTTTTAGATTATCTGCTGTATCTCGCGGATTATACTGCATTGCAGTGTAAAAGAAGCTAAAGAAAATAATTGCTACAGCATAAACAAGTAAATAAAGAGGCTGACCAGGATTCAACAACATAGATAAGTTATTTAACCACTCAAACTTATCATTTTGTCCAAACCATTGAGTTAAGGTAGCTGGAAATAAAATAATACTTGAGGCAAAAATTGCCGGCATTACGTTTGCCATATTTACTTTCAATGGTAAATGTGTTGAATGACCACCTAAAATTTGACGACCTTGTTGACGCTTCGCATATTCAACGCGAATTCTGCGCTGTCCTCTTTCAACAAAAACAACGAAATAAGTTACTGCAAATACAATAGCTGCGATCAGAAGAAGCACTAATGGATGCATCTGTCCTTGACGAGCCTGCTCAATAGTTTGAAGTATAGCTGATGGTAAACCAGCTACGATACCGCCAAAAACAAGAATTGAAATACCGTTACCAATACCTCTTTCAGTAATTTGTTCACCTAACCACATTAGGAACATAGTTCCAGTTACCAAGCTAACAACTGAAGTGAAGTAAAAACCAAATCCAACATTTGGCACTAAACCAGGTAACATATTTGGTAAACCTGTTGAAATAGCTACTGCCTGAATGGTTGCAAAAACAACTGTCGCATACCGAGTATACTTAGAAATTTTACGTTGACCAGCAGCACCTTCTTTCTTTAATTCTGCTAAAGCAGGAGAAACCGTTGCAAGCAACTGAATTACAATAGATGCCGAGATATACGGCATAATACCTAATGCTAAGATAGATGCACGGCTTAATGCACCACCAGAGAACATGTTAAACATGTCAATGATGGTGCCTTTTTGTTGTTCAACTAATTGAGCTAGCACAGCCGCATCAATACCAGGAACCGGAATGAAAGAACCAATTCGGTAAACGATAAGCGCACCTAAAACGAAAAGTAATCGGCTTTTTAATTCACCTTTACCGCTATTAGTACTTCTT comes from Haemophilus haemolyticus and encodes:
- the rpsD gene encoding 30S ribosomal protein S4 codes for the protein MARYLGPKLKLSRREGTDLFLKSGVRAIDSKCKIDTAPGQHGARKPRLSDYGSQLREKQKVRRIYGILERQFRNYYKEANRLKGNTGENLLVLLEGRLDNVVYRMGFAATRAEARQLVSHKAIVVNGRVVNIPSFQVSVNDVVAVREKSKKQARIKASLELAEQREKPTWLEVDSAKMEGVFKRVPERSDLSADINEHLIVELYSK
- the rpsM gene encoding 30S ribosomal protein S13 — encoded protein: MARIAGINIPDHKHAVIALTAIYGIGKTRSKAICAAAGIAEDVKIRELSEEQIDKLRDEVGKFTVEGDLRREVTLNIKRLLDLGCYRGLRHRRSLPVRGQRTKTNARTRKGPRKPIKK
- the rpsK gene encoding 30S ribosomal protein S11; amino-acid sequence: MAKTPVRARKRVKKQVVDGVAHIHASFNNTIVTITDRQGNALAWATAGGSGFRGSRKSTPFAAQVAAERCAEMVKEFGLKNLEVMVKGPGPGRESTIRALNAAGFRITNITDVTPIPHNGCRPPKKRRV
- the rpmJ gene encoding 50S ribosomal protein L36 — encoded protein: MKVRASVKKMCRNCKIVKREGVVRVLCSDPKHKQRQG
- the secY gene encoding preprotein translocase subunit SecY; this encodes MAKQPGYQARSTNSGKGELKSRLLFVLGALIVYRIGSFIPVPGIDAAVLAQLVEQQKGTIIDMFNMFSGGALSRASILALGIMPYISASIVIQLLATVSPALAELKKEGAAGQRKISKYTRYATVVFATIQAVAISTGLPNMLPGLVPNVGFGFYFTSVVSLVTGTMFLMWLGEQITERGIGNGISILVFGGIVAGLPSAILQTIEQARQGQMHPLVLLLIAAIVFAVTYFVVFVERGQRRIRVEYAKRQQGRQILGGHSTHLPLKVNMANVMPAIFASSIILFPATLTQWFGQNDKFEWLNNLSMLLNPGQPLYLLVYAVAIIFFSFFYTAMQYNPRDTADNLKKSGAFIPGIRPGEQTSRYIDKVMTRLTLIGGLYVTFVCLVPYIMTSAWDVKFYFGGTSLLIVVVVIMDFIVQVQSHLMSSQYESALKKANLKGFGQ